In Saccharothrix syringae, the following are encoded in one genomic region:
- a CDS encoding STAS domain-containing protein — MTAPEHLTCTVVLVDDRTARVLVSGDLVHGNGDVLRDAISDLLAEHRPAHLHLDFTDLSLCDSTGLSVLLGARRAADAVGAALHLEHRPAWLDRVLRRTGTFHHLVPDQVEDRRTG, encoded by the coding sequence GTGACCGCACCGGAGCACCTGACCTGCACCGTCGTCCTGGTCGACGACCGGACCGCGCGCGTGCTGGTGTCGGGCGACCTCGTCCACGGCAACGGCGACGTGCTGCGCGACGCGATCAGCGACCTGCTCGCCGAGCACCGCCCGGCGCACCTGCACCTGGACTTCACCGACCTGTCGCTGTGCGACTCGACCGGCCTGAGCGTCCTGCTCGGCGCCCGCCGTGCCGCCGACGCCGTCGGGGCGGCGCTGCACCTGGAGCACCGCCCGGCGTGGCTCGACCGCGTGCTGCGGCGCACCGGCACCTTCCACCACCTGGTGCCCGACCAGGTCGAGGACCGCCGAACCGGCTGA
- a CDS encoding STAS domain-containing protein, with protein MLDTNEIARATVVHHRGIPVVVVTGEVDSSTVAPVRTRLVDELAHRPRGLVLDLSRVGFIGSTGLQLLAEAVVQARGQGTALAVVAGHRAVLLPMRVTELDRAVVVRDTLDHAVTAVLSH; from the coding sequence GTGCTCGACACGAACGAGATCGCCAGGGCCACCGTCGTCCACCACCGCGGCATCCCCGTCGTGGTGGTGACCGGCGAGGTGGACTCCTCCACCGTCGCCCCCGTGCGCACCCGCCTGGTCGACGAGCTGGCCCACCGCCCGCGGGGCCTGGTGCTGGACCTGTCCCGGGTGGGCTTCATCGGCTCCACCGGCCTGCAACTGCTGGCCGAGGCCGTCGTCCAGGCGCGGGGTCAGGGGACGGCGCTGGCGGTGGTGGCCGGGCACCGCGCCGTGCTGCTGCCGATGCGGGTGACCGAACTGGACCGGGCGGTGGTCGTGCGCGACACGCTCGACCACGCGGTCACCGCGGTGCTGTCGCACTGA
- a CDS encoding glycoside hydrolase family 35 protein, with the protein MPEFSIGEHDFLLDGRPFRVLSGALHYFRVHPDQWADRIDKARRMGLNTVETYVAWNAHAPGPGAFDLTGGLDLGRFLRLVAEAGMYAIVRPGPYICAEWDNGGLPAWLLRDPAVGVRRAEPRYLAAVRDYLDRVYSVVAPLQVRHGGPVILVQVENEYGAFGSDKTYLEALAEHARAAGITVPLTTVDQAVDGMLAAGGLDGLHRTASFGSRAAERLAALRRHQPTGPLMCAEFWVGWFDHWGAHHHTTPVAEAAAELDALLAAGASVNVYVFHGGTNFGFTSGANDKGVYQPTVTSYDYDAPLDEAGRPTAKYHAFREVIARYHDVPGEPPPPAPPAPAFGVPLGDAVPLLDAPGRWSAGVRHDALPSLDEVAGAPRLALFTTRVDVDGPAVLCFGEVRDHASVFLDGQPVGTLRREHRQRALGLRRAVGELAVLVEDHGRVNYGPRLGEPKGLVGGATLGGVALTGWEVRPVDAPPAPWGDAEPVPAGGPVAGPVLLRARFSPPEPADLHLDTRGWGRGVVWVNGFCLGRYWSRGPQRTLYVPGPVLRAGGDEIAVLELDAMTDPTARFVPGPLLGHTEA; encoded by the coding sequence GTGCCCGAGTTCAGCATCGGCGAGCACGACTTCCTGCTCGACGGCCGCCCGTTCCGCGTCCTGTCCGGGGCGCTGCACTACTTCCGCGTGCACCCCGACCAGTGGGCCGACCGCATCGACAAGGCCCGGCGGATGGGCCTGAACACCGTGGAGACCTACGTGGCGTGGAACGCCCACGCCCCCGGGCCCGGCGCGTTCGACCTCACCGGCGGCCTGGACCTGGGGCGGTTCCTGCGCCTGGTGGCCGAGGCGGGCATGTACGCGATCGTCCGCCCCGGCCCCTACATCTGCGCGGAGTGGGACAACGGGGGCCTGCCCGCGTGGCTGTTGCGCGACCCCGCGGTGGGGGTGCGCCGCGCCGAACCGCGCTACCTGGCCGCGGTGCGGGACTACCTCGACCGCGTCTACTCCGTCGTCGCCCCGCTCCAGGTCCGGCACGGCGGTCCGGTGATCCTGGTGCAGGTCGAGAACGAGTACGGCGCGTTCGGCTCGGACAAGACCTACCTGGAGGCGTTGGCGGAGCACGCGCGGGCCGCCGGGATCACCGTGCCGCTGACCACCGTGGACCAGGCCGTCGACGGGATGCTGGCCGCCGGCGGCCTGGACGGGCTGCACCGCACGGCCTCGTTCGGCTCCCGCGCCGCCGAGCGGCTGGCCGCGCTGCGCCGCCACCAGCCCACCGGTCCGCTGATGTGCGCGGAGTTCTGGGTCGGCTGGTTCGACCACTGGGGGGCGCACCACCACACCACCCCGGTCGCCGAGGCCGCCGCCGAGCTGGACGCGCTGCTGGCGGCGGGCGCCTCGGTCAACGTCTACGTGTTCCACGGCGGCACGAACTTCGGGTTCACCAGCGGCGCCAACGACAAGGGCGTCTACCAGCCCACGGTCACCTCCTACGACTACGACGCGCCCCTGGACGAGGCGGGCCGGCCCACGGCCAAGTACCACGCCTTCCGCGAGGTGATCGCCCGCTACCACGACGTGCCGGGCGAACCGCCGCCGCCGGCGCCGCCCGCGCCGGCGTTCGGGGTGCCGCTCGGCGACGCCGTCCCCCTGCTCGACGCGCCCGGCCGGTGGAGCGCGGGCGTCCGCCACGACGCCCTGCCGTCGCTCGACGAGGTGGCCGGGGCGCCGCGGCTGGCCCTGTTCACCACGCGCGTCGACGTCGACGGGCCGGCCGTGCTGTGCTTCGGCGAGGTGCGCGACCACGCCTCGGTGTTCCTCGACGGCCAGCCCGTCGGCACCCTGCGGCGCGAGCACCGCCAGCGGGCGCTGGGGCTGCGCCGCGCCGTCGGCGAGCTGGCCGTCCTGGTCGAGGACCACGGCCGGGTGAACTACGGTCCCCGGCTGGGCGAACCCAAGGGGCTCGTCGGCGGTGCCACCCTCGGCGGGGTGGCGCTCACCGGGTGGGAGGTCCGGCCGGTCGACGCGCCTCCCGCGCCGTGGGGGGACGCGGAGCCCGTGCCGGCCGGGGGCCCGGTGGCCGGCCCGGTGCTGCTGCGCGCCCGGTTCTCCCCGCCGGAGCCCGCCGACCTGCACCTGGACACGCGCGGCTGGGGCCGGGGCGTGGTCTGGGTCAACGGTTTCTGCCTGGGCCGCTACTGGTCGCGGGGTCCGCAGCGGACCCTGTACGTGCCCGGGCCGGTGCTGCGCGCCGGGGGCGACGAGATCGCCGTCCTGGAACTCGACGCGATGACCGACCCGACGGCCCGCTTCGTCCCGGGCCCGCTGCTGGGTCACACGGAGGCGTGA
- a CDS encoding FAD-dependent oxidoreductase: protein MTTPHHPIAVIGGGLGGLTLARVLHVHGLRARVFDLEASPHARTQGGMLDIHADTGQAALREARLHEEFLAGVHPGGQALRVLDEHGRLRHAEADDGTGERPEIDRGDLRDLLLSSLPEGTVRWGAKAVSCRALGAGRHEVTLADGTAFTTDLLVGADGAWSRVRPLVSDAVPAYTGVSFVELDLRDADARHPASAALVGGGMFFALGGGKGFLAHRGTDGGLHVYAALRADESWLGTVDFADTGAAKAALLERFAAWSPALRALIADADGPLVPRHVHALPAGHRWARVPGVTLLGDAAHLMSPFAGEGANLALADGADLGRLLAWHGGDTEAALAAYEQVAFRRAEQAAAESARGLEVVFHPEAPRPLVDLFTGDRVPPATAVGG from the coding sequence GTGACCACGCCCCACCACCCGATCGCCGTCATCGGCGGCGGCCTGGGCGGCCTGACGCTCGCCCGCGTCCTGCACGTCCACGGCCTGCGCGCCCGCGTCTTCGACCTGGAGGCGTCCCCGCACGCGCGCACCCAGGGCGGCATGCTCGACATCCACGCCGACACCGGCCAGGCCGCGCTGCGGGAAGCGCGGCTGCACGAGGAGTTCCTGGCCGGGGTCCACCCCGGTGGCCAAGCGCTGCGCGTCCTGGACGAGCACGGGCGGCTCCGCCACGCCGAGGCCGACGACGGCACCGGCGAGCGCCCCGAGATCGACCGGGGCGACCTGCGCGACCTGCTGCTGTCCTCCCTGCCGGAGGGCACCGTCCGGTGGGGCGCGAAAGCGGTCTCGTGCCGCGCGCTGGGCGCGGGCCGGCACGAGGTGACCCTCGCCGACGGCACGGCGTTCACCACCGACCTGCTCGTGGGCGCCGACGGCGCCTGGTCCCGGGTCCGCCCCCTGGTCTCCGACGCGGTGCCCGCCTACACCGGCGTCTCCTTCGTCGAACTCGACCTGCGCGACGCCGACGCGCGCCACCCCGCGAGCGCGGCGCTCGTCGGCGGCGGCATGTTCTTCGCCCTGGGCGGCGGCAAGGGCTTCCTGGCGCACCGCGGGACCGACGGCGGCCTGCACGTCTACGCGGCCCTGCGCGCGGACGAGTCGTGGCTGGGCACCGTCGACTTCGCCGACACCGGCGCCGCCAAGGCGGCCCTGCTGGAGCGGTTCGCCGCCTGGTCCCCCGCGCTGCGCGCGCTCATCGCGGACGCGGACGGCCCGCTGGTGCCGCGCCACGTCCACGCCCTGCCCGCCGGCCACCGCTGGGCCAGGGTGCCGGGGGTGACGCTGCTGGGCGACGCGGCGCACCTGATGTCGCCCTTCGCCGGGGAGGGCGCCAACCTCGCCCTGGCCGACGGCGCGGACCTCGGCCGCCTGCTGGCCTGGCACGGCGGCGACACCGAGGCCGCGCTGGCCGCGTACGAGCAGGTCGCGTTCCGGCGCGCGGAGCAGGCGGCCGCGGAGTCGGCCCGGGGCCTGGAGGTCGTCTTCCACCCGGAGGCGCCGCGGCCCCTGGTCGATTTGTTCACCGGTGACCGCGTTCCTCCGGCGACCGCGGTCGGCGGGTAA
- a CDS encoding ATP-binding protein, whose amino-acid sequence MRRVTLLDEDAVGPGAMDLVEDDPPLVRVRRWAGEVLSDLAGDELDGCLLVVTELVSNAYDHGQAPRTVRLHRTPRSCFVRVEVDDAAFGEVVVGRSRLGAQRGRGMVLVVNLSTAWGVDRHERGKTVWAEVPCAALEVSG is encoded by the coding sequence ATGAGGCGCGTGACCCTGCTCGACGAGGACGCGGTCGGCCCCGGGGCGATGGACCTGGTCGAGGACGACCCGCCGCTGGTGCGGGTGCGCCGCTGGGCGGGCGAGGTGCTCTCCGACCTGGCCGGCGACGAGTTGGACGGCTGCCTGCTGGTGGTCACCGAGCTGGTGTCCAACGCCTACGACCACGGGCAGGCCCCGCGCACGGTGCGGTTGCACCGGACGCCGCGGTCGTGCTTCGTGCGGGTCGAGGTCGACGACGCGGCGTTCGGCGAGGTGGTGGTGGGCCGGTCGCGGTTGGGTGCGCAGCGCGGGCGGGGCATGGTGCTCGTGGTGAACCTGAGCACGGCCTGGGGGGTTGACCGGCACGAGCGGGGCAAGACCGTGTGGGCGGAGGTGCCGTGCGCCGCGCTGGAGGTGTCGGGGTGA
- a CDS encoding cupredoxin domain-containing protein, translating into MDLADYRFSPAQLRVGRGQSVAFTFTDDTADDHSFTIDGLDVHVRVPSGRTRTTGSGAWSAG; encoded by the coding sequence GTGGACCTGGCGGACTACCGGTTCTCCCCCGCCCAGCTGCGCGTCGGCCGGGGGCAGTCGGTGGCCTTCACCTTCACCGACGACACCGCTGACGACCACAGCTTCACCATCGACGGGCTGGACGTGCACGTCCGGGTGCCGAGTGGTCGGACGCGGACCACCGGGAGCGGGGCGTGGTCGGCCGGTTGA
- a CDS encoding ATP-binding protein, giving the protein MMGRDQAVHCTIVVVDVEGFGDPCRTLPHQLGARAGLYRVLEQALGAAGVRWGDCRCEDRGDGVFVLVPAEYAKAPLVEVLPGALVEALRGHNGTSPAAQRVRLRVVVHAGEVALDAHGATSTAVTTAFRLLDAPPVKRALAESPGLAALAVSRWVFDEVVRHSAVLDPATFRPAPVRVKEVRDIAWIALPDHPYPADPAVLDQPVAPGGGVPRQLPGAPASFVGREEYLADLDHALTSAAGTAVVISALGGAGGIGKTWLALHWAHRHADRFPDGQLFVDLRGYSPDGQPLDPAVAVRGFLDALGVDPGRLPADLDAQAALYRSLVAGRRMLVVLDNAATADQVVPLLPGSPTCAVLVTGRTSLTSLIDRHGARHVRLDILPREEGRALLVERLGEHGVAAEPEATDELVELCGRFPLALAITARHAFRHPRIPLAEVAAELRDLGLDMLDDDDPAASLPAVLSWSLRRLTDTERTVFGLLGIAPGPDTTLPAVVSLADLPPARARRALSALEEASLLERRPRGRYAMHDLVRAYAATTALPDGVREAALARVMDFHLHTAHNADHLVYPHRPLLQPDPPSPGVHPHPLPDAAAATAWLQAEHATLLATQRVAVDLGRHHVVWHLAQALNSFQIRRGHRRDALTTWRAALNAAAHLPDPAMRSRAHRFLGYACSLSGSHEEAVGHLDQALDLAARHRDTAEQAQIHKMLAFTRGLQEDHRRALDHARHALDLHRALGQPVREADALNTVGWHAARLGEFDTARDHCHAALVLYRRHHDPSGEAQTLGNLGYVAHKTGRYRRALDYYGQSVDLLRRAGDTYYEALAHDWTGQAHTALGQHDQARKAWREALELYREQGRDTDAARVRQQLDDLDPG; this is encoded by the coding sequence ATGATGGGTCGCGACCAGGCAGTGCACTGCACGATCGTCGTGGTGGACGTGGAGGGTTTCGGCGATCCGTGCCGGACGCTGCCCCACCAGTTGGGTGCTCGGGCGGGTTTGTACCGGGTGCTGGAGCAGGCCCTGGGCGCGGCCGGGGTGCGGTGGGGGGACTGCCGTTGCGAGGACCGCGGCGACGGCGTGTTCGTGCTGGTCCCAGCCGAGTACGCGAAGGCGCCGTTGGTGGAGGTGCTGCCGGGGGCGTTGGTCGAGGCCCTGCGGGGGCACAACGGCACCAGCCCGGCGGCCCAGCGGGTGCGGTTGCGGGTGGTGGTCCACGCGGGCGAGGTCGCCCTCGACGCGCACGGCGCCACCTCGACCGCGGTGACCACGGCCTTCCGGCTGCTGGACGCGCCGCCGGTGAAGCGGGCACTCGCGGAGTCGCCCGGCTTGGCCGCGCTGGCGGTGTCGCGCTGGGTGTTCGACGAGGTGGTCCGCCACTCCGCCGTGCTCGACCCGGCCACCTTCCGGCCGGCACCGGTGCGGGTGAAGGAAGTGCGGGACATCGCCTGGATCGCCCTGCCCGACCACCCGTACCCCGCCGATCCCGCCGTGCTCGACCAGCCGGTGGCACCCGGCGGCGGTGTGCCCCGGCAACTGCCCGGCGCGCCGGCGTCGTTCGTCGGCCGCGAGGAGTACCTGGCGGACCTGGACCACGCCCTGACGTCCGCCGCGGGGACGGCGGTGGTGATCTCGGCGCTGGGCGGGGCGGGCGGCATCGGCAAGACCTGGCTGGCGCTGCACTGGGCCCACCGCCACGCCGACCGGTTCCCCGACGGGCAGCTGTTCGTCGACCTGCGCGGCTACAGCCCCGACGGCCAGCCGCTCGACCCGGCGGTCGCGGTGCGCGGCTTCCTCGACGCGCTCGGCGTCGACCCCGGCCGCCTGCCCGCCGACCTCGACGCCCAGGCGGCGCTGTACCGGAGCCTGGTGGCGGGGCGGCGGATGCTGGTCGTGCTCGACAACGCCGCCACCGCCGACCAGGTCGTCCCGCTGCTGCCCGGCAGCCCGACCTGCGCGGTCCTGGTCACCGGCCGCACCAGCCTCACCTCGTTGATCGACCGGCACGGCGCCCGCCACGTCCGACTGGACATCCTGCCCCGGGAAGAAGGCCGTGCCCTGTTGGTCGAACGCCTCGGAGAGCACGGGGTGGCCGCCGAACCCGAAGCGACCGACGAGCTGGTCGAGCTGTGCGGGCGCTTCCCGCTGGCCCTCGCCATCACCGCCCGGCACGCCTTCCGCCACCCGCGGATCCCGCTGGCGGAGGTGGCCGCCGAACTGCGCGACCTGGGCCTGGACATGCTCGACGACGACGATCCCGCCGCCAGCCTGCCCGCCGTGCTCTCGTGGTCCCTGCGCCGCCTCACGGACACCGAGCGCACCGTGTTCGGGCTGCTGGGCATCGCCCCCGGCCCCGACACGACCCTGCCCGCGGTGGTCTCCCTCGCCGACCTGCCCCCGGCCCGCGCGCGCAGGGCGCTGTCGGCGCTGGAGGAGGCGTCGCTGCTCGAACGGCGGCCCCGCGGCCGGTACGCGATGCACGACCTGGTCCGCGCCTACGCCGCCACCACCGCCCTGCCGGACGGCGTGCGGGAGGCGGCCCTGGCGCGGGTGATGGACTTCCACCTGCACACCGCCCACAACGCCGACCACCTCGTGTACCCCCATCGCCCGCTCCTGCAACCCGACCCGCCCTCGCCCGGTGTCCACCCGCACCCGTTGCCCGACGCCGCGGCCGCGACGGCCTGGTTGCAGGCCGAACACGCCACCCTGCTCGCCACCCAGCGCGTCGCGGTCGACCTCGGTCGCCACCACGTCGTCTGGCACCTCGCCCAGGCGTTGAACAGCTTCCAGATCCGGCGGGGGCACCGGCGCGATGCGCTCACCACGTGGCGGGCCGCGCTGAACGCCGCTGCCCACCTGCCCGACCCCGCCATGCGCAGCCGCGCCCACCGGTTCCTCGGCTACGCCTGCTCCCTGTCGGGCTCGCACGAGGAGGCCGTCGGGCACCTGGATCAGGCCCTCGACTTGGCCGCGCGCCACCGCGACACCGCCGAACAGGCACAGATCCACAAGATGCTCGCGTTCACCCGGGGACTGCAGGAGGACCACCGGAGGGCCTTGGACCACGCCCGACACGCCCTCGACCTCCACCGCGCCCTCGGCCAGCCGGTGCGGGAAGCCGACGCGCTCAACACCGTGGGCTGGCACGCCGCGCGGCTGGGGGAGTTCGATACCGCCCGCGACCACTGCCACGCCGCCCTCGTCCTGTACCGACGCCACCACGACCCCAGCGGCGAGGCGCAGACCCTCGGGAACCTGGGGTACGTCGCCCACAAAACCGGGCGGTACCGCCGCGCTCTCGACTACTACGGCCAGTCCGTCGACCTCCTGCGTCGGGCCGGCGACACCTACTACGAGGCGTTGGCCCACGATTGGACGGGGCAGGCACACACCGCCCTCGGACAACACGACCAGGCCCGCAAGGCATGGCGGGAGGCGTTGGAGCTGTACCGGGAACAAGGCCGCGACACCGACGCCGCCCGCGTCCGGCAACAGCTCGACGACCTCGACCCGGGCTGA
- a CDS encoding TetR/AcrR family transcriptional regulator: MPPRPTSRSRRDRPAKPALSYEGIVAAAVRVMESEGLHRVTMRRLAAELDTGPASLYVYVANTAELHAAVLEEFLGAVDLGAATGPADWRDRLAAVLTSYTGVLFAHPELAHSALVARPSGRNYLALVETLLALLHEGGVPPGQAAWGVDVLLQVATATAAEHSSRNADPSAGQDHDALVAALRQASPDTHPRITALGDDLVSGSPRERLRWMFRAVVNGTLATPRDTTPHDTNPGGTSP, from the coding sequence ATGCCCCCTCGCCCCACCTCCAGGAGCCGTCGCGACCGCCCGGCCAAACCCGCCCTGAGCTACGAGGGCATCGTGGCCGCGGCCGTGCGGGTGATGGAGTCCGAAGGGCTCCACCGCGTGACCATGCGCCGCCTGGCCGCGGAACTGGACACCGGTCCGGCCTCGCTGTACGTCTACGTCGCCAACACCGCCGAGCTGCACGCCGCGGTCCTGGAGGAGTTCCTGGGCGCGGTGGACCTGGGCGCCGCGACGGGCCCGGCGGACTGGCGCGACCGGCTCGCCGCCGTCCTCACCTCCTACACCGGCGTCCTGTTCGCCCACCCCGAACTCGCGCACTCCGCGCTCGTGGCCCGCCCCTCGGGCCGGAACTACCTGGCCCTGGTGGAAACGCTGCTGGCCCTGCTGCACGAGGGCGGCGTCCCGCCCGGCCAGGCCGCGTGGGGCGTGGACGTCCTGCTGCAGGTGGCCACCGCCACCGCGGCCGAGCACTCCTCGCGCAACGCGGACCCCTCCGCCGGGCAGGACCACGACGCGCTCGTGGCGGCCCTGCGCCAGGCGTCGCCCGACACCCACCCCCGCATCACCGCGCTGGGCGACGACCTGGTGTCCGGGTCGCCGCGGGAGCGCCTGCGGTGGATGTTCCGGGCGGTCGTCAACGGCACCCTCGCCACCCCTCGCGACACCACGCCCCACGACACGAACCCCGGAGGGACCTCGCCGTGA
- a CDS encoding carbohydrate ABC transporter permease has product MTSVSAPTRAPRPAARRGRVDRRGWLFVAPFLVVFALVFLAPVAYAVWLSLFREQVFFGGTAFVGPANYVAVLRDAKFWESFLRMSLFLVVQVPVMLALALAAALAIDSARLHAAGFFRIVIFLPYAVPGVVAALMWGFLYGDDFGLAADLNGLLGREVVRPLSGDWVLASIGNVVTWEFVGYNMLILYSALKVVPADLYEAAAIDGAGAWRTIRSVKLPALRGALVVATIFSIIGSFQLFNEPNILRSLAPNAISTSYTPNMYAYNLSFGGQQYNYSATVAIVMGVITAVIAYVVQLRGTRKGA; this is encoded by the coding sequence ATGACGTCCGTCTCGGCTCCGACCCGGGCACCGCGACCCGCCGCCCGCCGCGGGCGCGTCGACCGCCGGGGCTGGCTGTTCGTCGCGCCGTTCCTGGTGGTGTTCGCGCTGGTGTTCCTGGCGCCGGTCGCCTACGCGGTGTGGTTGAGCCTGTTCCGGGAGCAGGTGTTCTTCGGCGGCACCGCGTTCGTGGGGCCGGCCAACTACGTCGCGGTGCTGCGGGACGCGAAGTTCTGGGAGTCGTTCCTGCGGATGTCGCTGTTCCTGGTGGTGCAGGTGCCGGTGATGCTGGCGCTGGCGCTGGCGGCGGCGCTGGCGATCGACAGCGCCCGGCTGCACGCGGCGGGCTTCTTCCGGATCGTGATCTTCCTGCCGTACGCGGTGCCGGGCGTGGTGGCGGCGCTGATGTGGGGCTTCCTCTACGGCGACGACTTCGGCCTGGCCGCCGACCTCAACGGCCTGCTCGGGCGCGAGGTCGTGCGGCCGCTGTCGGGCGACTGGGTGCTGGCCTCCATCGGCAACGTGGTGACGTGGGAGTTCGTGGGCTACAACATGCTGATCCTCTACTCGGCGCTCAAGGTGGTGCCTGCCGACCTGTACGAGGCGGCGGCCATCGACGGCGCGGGGGCGTGGCGGACGATCCGGAGCGTCAAGCTGCCCGCCCTCCGCGGCGCGCTGGTCGTCGCCACGATCTTCTCGATCATCGGCAGCTTCCAGCTGTTCAACGAGCCCAACATCCTGCGGTCGTTGGCGCCCAACGCGATCAGCACCTCCTACACGCCCAACATGTACGCCTACAACCTGTCCTTCGGCGGCCAGCAGTACAACTACTCGGCCACCGTGGCGATCGTCATGGGCGTCATCACCGCGGTCATCGCCTACGTCGTGCAGCTGCGCGGCACGCGGAAGGGTGCGTGA
- a CDS encoding carbohydrate ABC transporter permease, with protein MAVYLVYALVPLAWLLISATKTQRALLGTPGLAFGDTFALFDNIAATFTHDGGIFLRWLGNTLLYVVVGAGGATALATAAGYGLAKYRFRGRRAVFAVLLGAVAVPGTALAVPTFLLFSELELTNTPWAVIIPSLVSPFGLYLIWTYAAEAVPDELVEAARIDGAGEVRIFFTVTLRLLVPGIVTVALFAVVSTWNNYFLPLIMLSEPDWYPLTVGLNQWSARAFGVGAQPIYHLVITGSVLTVVPLVAAFLLLQRFWQSGLAAGSVKR; from the coding sequence ATGGCGGTGTACCTGGTCTACGCGCTGGTCCCGCTGGCGTGGTTGCTGATCAGCGCGACGAAGACCCAGCGGGCCCTGCTGGGCACGCCGGGGCTGGCGTTCGGGGACACCTTCGCGCTGTTCGACAACATCGCCGCGACCTTCACCCACGACGGCGGGATCTTCCTGCGCTGGCTGGGCAACACGCTGCTCTACGTCGTGGTCGGCGCGGGCGGCGCGACCGCGCTGGCCACCGCGGCGGGCTACGGCCTGGCCAAGTACCGCTTCCGGGGTCGGCGGGCGGTGTTCGCGGTGCTGCTCGGTGCCGTCGCCGTCCCCGGCACGGCCCTGGCCGTGCCCACGTTCCTGCTGTTCAGCGAGCTGGAGCTGACCAACACGCCCTGGGCGGTGATCATCCCGTCGCTGGTCAGCCCGTTCGGCCTCTACCTGATCTGGACCTACGCCGCCGAGGCGGTGCCCGACGAGCTGGTGGAGGCCGCGCGCATCGACGGCGCGGGCGAGGTCAGGATCTTCTTCACCGTCACCCTGCGGCTGCTGGTGCCCGGCATCGTGACCGTGGCCCTGTTCGCGGTGGTGTCGACGTGGAACAACTACTTCCTGCCGCTGATCATGCTCAGCGAGCCGGACTGGTACCCGCTGACCGTGGGGCTGAACCAGTGGAGCGCGCGGGCATTCGGCGTGGGCGCCCAGCCGATCTACCACCTGGTGATCACCGGTTCGGTCCTCACCGTCGTCCCGCTCGTCGCCGCGTTCCTGCTGCTGCAGCGCTTCTGGCAGTCGGGCCTGGCCGCGGGCAGCGTCAAGCGGTGA
- a CDS encoding ABC transporter substrate-binding protein — protein sequence MSPTRRTRQVATALAVALLTALPACSAGSDGTSPGGATGTQEAVDAALREGGEITYWTWTPSAKAQVEAFEREFPNVRVNLVNAGTGNDHYAKLQNAVKAGSGAPDVAQVEYQALPQFALTGALVDLGRYGFRAFEDDYTPSTWHSVQVGGGLFGLPQDSGPMALFYNKEVFDRYGIAVPRTWAEYVDAARRLHAADPTRYITADTGDAGFTTSMIWQAGGRPFTTDGKSVKIDLRDEGTRRWTSTWNQLVEEELVAPITGWTDAWYRALGNGTIATLPTGAWMPGVLKASVPDGAGKWAVAPLPTYDGTPVTAENGGSAQAVLEQSGKQALAAAFVRWLDNGNGVKPFLDSGGFPATTADLGSSAFRDLAEPYFGGQRVNQVLTAAADQVAEGWSYLPYQLYANSIHADTVGKSYAGGAALDPGLVAWQQALVDYGNQQGFTVTTG from the coding sequence ATGTCACCCACGAGGCGCACCCGGCAGGTCGCCACCGCCCTGGCGGTCGCGCTGCTCACCGCGCTGCCCGCCTGTTCCGCCGGGTCGGACGGCACCTCCCCGGGCGGTGCCACCGGCACGCAGGAGGCGGTCGACGCCGCGCTGCGCGAGGGCGGCGAGATCACCTACTGGACCTGGACCCCGTCGGCGAAGGCGCAGGTCGAGGCGTTCGAGCGGGAGTTCCCCAACGTCAGGGTCAACCTCGTCAACGCGGGCACCGGCAACGACCACTACGCCAAGCTGCAGAACGCCGTCAAGGCCGGCTCCGGCGCGCCCGACGTGGCCCAGGTCGAGTACCAGGCGCTGCCCCAGTTCGCGCTGACCGGGGCGCTGGTCGACCTGGGCCGCTACGGGTTCCGGGCGTTCGAGGACGACTACACCCCGTCGACGTGGCACTCGGTGCAGGTCGGCGGCGGCCTGTTCGGCCTGCCGCAGGACTCCGGGCCGATGGCGCTGTTCTACAACAAGGAGGTCTTCGACCGGTACGGCATCGCGGTGCCCCGGACGTGGGCCGAGTACGTCGACGCCGCGCGCAGGCTGCACGCCGCCGACCCCACCAGGTACATCACCGCCGACACCGGTGACGCGGGCTTCACCACCAGCATGATCTGGCAGGCCGGCGGGCGCCCGTTCACCACCGACGGCAAGTCCGTGAAGATCGATTTGCGGGACGAGGGCACCCGGAGGTGGACCTCGACGTGGAACCAGCTCGTCGAGGAGGAGCTGGTCGCCCCGATCACCGGCTGGACCGACGCCTGGTACCGGGCGCTGGGCAACGGCACCATCGCCACCCTGCCCACGGGGGCGTGGATGCCGGGCGTGCTGAAGGCGTCGGTGCCCGACGGCGCGGGCAAGTGGGCCGTGGCGCCGCTGCCCACCTACGACGGCACGCCGGTCACCGCCGAGAACGGCGGCAGCGCGCAGGCGGTGCTCGAGCAGAGCGGCAAGCAGGCGCTCGCGGCGGCGTTCGTGCGGTGGCTCGACAACGGCAACGGGGTCAAGCCGTTCCTGGACAGCGGCGGTTTCCCCGCCACCACCGCCGACCTGGGCTCGTCCGCGTTCAGGGACCTGGCCGAGCCCTACTTCGGCGGGCAGCGGGTCAACCAGGTGCTCACCGCGGCCGCCGACCAGGTCGCGGAGGGCTGGTCGTACCTGCCCTACCAGCTCTACGCCAACAGCATCCACGCCGACACCGTCGGCAAGTCCTACGCCGGCGGTGCCGCGCTCGACCCGGGCCTGGTCGCCTGGCAGCAGGCGCTGGTCGACTACGGCAACCAGCAGGGCTTCACCGTCACCACCGGGTGA